AACCTGGCTGTGGCACTCCGCCAGCTCAGCAACAAGAAGGTTGCACTGGTCGACGGCAATGTGATCTTTGGCGACCTGGGCGTGATCATGAACTTGGTCTCGAGCAAAACGATCGCCGATCTGGCTAACCGCATCAATGAGCTCGACCGCGATCTGGTCAATGATGTCCTGGCAACCCATACTTCGCAGGTCAAGGTATTGCTGGCGCCGCCGAACCCGCAAACTGGCGAGCTGGTCACCGCCGATCACCTGCGCGCCATTCTCGATCAGCTGCGCAAAGAGTTCGACTATGTTGTGGTCGATACGCAGTCGTCGTTCCAGGATCGCGCGCTGGCGGTGCTCGACATGGCCGACCGGATCGTCGCGCTGATGACGCTTGAGATGCCATGCATCAAGAATATCAAGCTGTTCCTCGAGGTAGCCGAGCTGCTCGAATACCCGCCCGAGAAGACCTTGCTGGTGCTTAATAAGGCCGATAGCCGGTTGGGTATTCGGATCGAGAATGTCGAGGAGAATATCCAGCACAAGGTTGCCATGCAGATCGGCAATGCCGCACACGAGATGTCGCTGTCGATCAACCAGGGCGTGCCGCTGGTGATCGATAAACGTAATCACCAGACCTCGAAAGACATTTTTGCGCTGGCGAACCTGATCAGCAACGCGCGCGGCAGTGCGGCGGTCAAGGCTGGCGATAAACCCGCCGAGCCGAAGGCCCCCGAGAGCCGTGGCCTGTTTGGCCGCATCCTGGCCAAGCGCTAATACACCTGCATTATGCTGCATCCACAACGTTCTAAGGAGATTCTGCTATGTCGTTGCTGAAACGCATTGGGGGGGCGCCCGGCGTGGGCGAGGCCAGCGGCTCGGCGGCCCGGCCCGATACACCGCGCTTCGAGTCGAACAAGGGCCCATCGCGCGAGCGCGACGATAGCACGTTTGCCGATATTCGCTCGCGCGTGCAAAACAAGCTGATCGGCGAGCTCGATCCCAAGCTCGACTTGTCGAACGCCGCTAAGGTGCGCCAGCAGGTCGAAGATATCTTCAACAGCATCCTCGATAGCGAGAATATCGTGCTGACGCGCTCGGAGCGCGCGCGCATGTTCGAGAGCATTGCGGCCGACATCCTGGGCTTCGGGCCGCTCGAGGTGCTGCTGAACGACCCCGAGATCAGCGAGATCATGGTCAATGGGCCGCGCAGTATTTATATCGAGCGCAAGGGCAAGCTGCAGAAGAGCGACGTGATCTTCAACAACGACGAGCACGTGATGCGCGTGATCGACCGGATCATCTCGCCGCTCGGCCGCCGCTGCGACGAATCGTCGCCGATGGTCGACGCGCGCCTGCCCGACGGTAGCCGCGTCAACGCCGTGATCCGGCCGATCTCGCTGGTGGGGCCGTGCCTGAGCATCCGCAAGTTCAAGAAGGAAGGCATTACCGTCGAAGACATGATTCGCTTCGGCTCGCTCTCGCGCGAGATGGCCGAGTTCCTCTCGGCCTGTGTGCGCGGGCGACTGAACGTGGTCGTGTCGGGCGGTACCGGCTCGGGTAAGACAACCACGCTCAACGCGCTGTCGTCGTTCATTCCCGAAGACGAGCGGATCATTACGGTTGAGAACGCTGCTGAGCTACAGCTACGCCAGGATCACGTAGTAACGCTCGAGTCGCGCCCACCGAATGTCGAAGGCAAGGGCGAAATCAGCATTCGCGACCTGGTGATCAACTGCTTGCGTATGCGGCCCGAGCGGATCGTGGTAGGCGAGTGTCGCGGCGGCGAGGCGCTCGAGATGCTACAGGCCATGAACACTGGCCACGATGGCTCGATGACCACGCTGCACGCCAACACACCGCGCGACGCGATTGCGCGTATTGAGACCATGGTGCTGATGGCTGGTATGGATCTGCCGGTGCGCGCGATCCGCGAGCAGATCGCCTCGGCAATCAACGTCATTGTGCAGCAGGCGCGCCTCAAAGACGGCAGCCGCAAGATCATCAACATCACCGAAGTGCAGGGCATGGAAGGCGATGTGGTGGTGCTGCAAGACGTGTTCGTGTTCGAGCAGACCGGGCTCGACGAGCGCGGCAAGATCATTGGCCAGCTGCGGCCCACCGGCATTCGCCCGAAGTTCGTCGAGGCGTTCGAGTCGCAGAACATCTACCTGCCGCCGAATATCTTTGGCTACGTCGGCGAGCGCTCATTCTTCTAATATTCACGAGTTGCGCGGCTGCTTCGGCAGATGTGGTGTTTGCGCTCGTAGAGCGCAAACACCGAAAACAGGTAGAGCATAAAAGTACCATACTGCCGCAGGCAAACCCGCCGACCGTGTAAGTTGTGCAATGTTCTGGAAAGGAACGCAGGATGCGTCTTCCCTCGAATCTGCCAATTAGCCCAACTATGCTGCTGATCGTCGCAGGTGTGCTGCTGCTGCTGTTCATTGTGGTAGCATTGATGGGCCGCAAGTCGATCGATGGCGCCGGCGCGGGACGGGCGGTCGACGATCGTTTGAACCAATTTGCCGGCCGTGCGCAGCGCAATCAGCCACAAGAAGTCAAGCCGTTTGCGAAGATCGATGCGGCGGTGAGCAAAGGCAAACAGGGCAGCAAGATCGCGCGTGATCTTGCGCGTGCCGATCTGAAACTCACCGTGACTGAGTTCATCGGAGTGAAGATCCTGGCAGCGCTACTAGGTGTGGGCCTGGGCGCATTCATTGGGCGCGCCTCGGTTGCCGCAATGGTGCTCTCGGCACTGGTTGGCGGTGTACTGCTGTCGTTCGGGCCGAATCTGTACATCGGGTATGCCGCGCGCAAGCGGATCAAATCATTCAACAACCAGCTTGGCGATGGCATCACATTAATGGCCAACTCACTACGCAGTGGCTATAGCTTCCTGCAGTCGATGGATCTAGTATCGCGCGAGGCACCGCCGCCGATGTCGAGCGAGTTCCGGCGCGTGGTGCAAGAGATTGGCCTGGGGCTCTCGACCGAGGAAGCGCTGGGCAACCTGATGCGGCGCGTGCCCTCCGACGACCTCGATTTGCTGATCACAGCCGTGAACATCCAGCACGAGGTTGGCGGGAACCTGGCGCAGATCCTCGAAACGATTGGCCACACGATTCGCGAGCGGGTACGGATCAAAGGCGAGATCCAGGTGCTCACGGCTCAGGGCCGCATCTCGGCGTATGTGATCACGGCCCTGCCGATCTTGCTGGCGGTTGGGATTACGCTGATCAACCCCGACTATATGGCGCCGATGTTTGAGTTTGGCCTGCCACCGAAGGCATGGTGCTGTTTGCCGGTAGCCGGTCTTGTGATGATCACGGTTGGGTTCTTCGTGATCATGAAGATCGTTGACATCGAAGTGTGAGGTGAGGCCATGACTCCACTTATTATTATACTTGCGGTTGTGATGATCGCTGGGGTTGGCTTAGTGGCGTTTGGCATGACACGGCCGGCGCAGACCGATGCAATCGGCGAGCGGCTGAGCCAGTTCACCGAGCGCACGATGACGCTGGACGAGCTTGAGCTGCAGCAGCCCTTCAACCAGCGCGTGCTCATCCCGGCCATGCGCGCGATCCTGGCTCAGTTGGGCAAGTATGGGCCTAAGCAGAGCGCCGAACGCCTGAAGCTGAACCTACAGCAGGCTGGCAACCCCGGCAATATTACGCCGATCATGTTCTCGGGCATGCGCATGGCCTTGCTGGTGATCTTATTGCTGCTGGCAGGGTTCATCACCTTTGGGCAGGGCATGCCGATGTCGAAGGCGCTGATGTACACGGCGATCTGCGGCACGCTCGGCTACCTGCTGCCGGGGATGTGGCTCGGCCGGCAGATCAAGGCCCGTAAGCACAATATCGTCAAAGCGCTACCCGATGCACTCGACTTGCTGACGATCAGCGTCGAGGCCGGCCTGGCCTTCGACCTGGCATTGACACGTGTGGCCGATAAATGGGACAACGAGCTGTCGAACGAGTTTAAGCGCGTGCTGACCGACACGCGGCTTGGGCGGGCGCGCCGCGATGCGCTGAAAGACATGGCCCAGCGCACGGGGGTTGAGGATGTGCAGACCTTCACTGCAGCGATCATCCAGGCCGAGCAGCTGGGTGTGTCGATCGGCAAAATTCTGCGCATTCAGTCCGACCAGATGCGCATCCGCCGGCGCCAGCGCGCAGAAGAGGCGGCGCACAAGGCGCCGATCAAGATGCTCATCCCCATGGCATTCTTGATCTTCCCCTCGCTGTTCGTGGTGATCCTTGGCCCGGCGATCCCACGGCTGATGAGCTCGCTGGGTGGCCTGTAGCACCTAGTGCAGCGGGCCGGCCGCAGCACCCGGCGCGCACCGCGCTTGGGCGCTGGTACACTGCCAGTGCGCTGCACTACCTACGAAGCGCAAAGAACTCGCCGGGTTCTTTGCGCTTTGTCTTGCCGGCGCCCAGGCCAACCGATGTACTCGCGTAGATCGTAGGAATGAACCATGCCGACTTCGCCGATTCGTATTCATAACACGACACGCGACCAGGTTGTTGCCGACCAGGCCGAGCTGGCGCGTTCGTTCGCGGCGCGCGGCCGCGGCCTGATGGGGCGCCCGGCACTGCCGCAAGGCTATGCGCTGATCATCTACCCCGAGTGGAGCATCCACACATTCTTTATGCGCGTGGCGATCGATGTGCTATTCGTCGACCGGGCCGACCGGGTGGTGGGGCTGCGCCATGCTATGCCGCCTGGCCGGCCGTTTGCCGGCGTGGCGCCCTGGCGTGGTCGCTATGTGATCGAGCTACCGGCCGGGGTGCTGGCGGCCACCGCCACGGCGATCGGCGACCAGCTAGCGATCAGCCCGGCGCTGGCCTAGCACCAACACCAAATTCGCATGATCAGGTGGTGTTAGCCATAGCGTGCCGGCTTGCGGGCGCGGCCGGCCAGCAGCAGGTAGCTATACAGGAGCAGCCCCGAGACCAGTGAGACCGTAAGTTTCAGCCACAATGGCAGATCGGAAGGGGAGATAAAGCCCTCGATCGTGCCGGCGATGGCCAGGATCGGCACACAGCCGAGCAGCAGCAGCGCGGCACGGCGGGCCGCCAGCAGCAGCGCGGCGCGGCGCGTAAGCAAGCCGGGCCGCACGATCGACCAGCCCAACTGCATACCGGCACCGCCGGCGATGAAGATCGCGCTCAGCTCGAGCGTGCCGTGGGCGGCCACAAAGCCCCACAGGTTGGTGGCGAAGCCCAGCGCCTGGGCCGCGCCGGCTACCACCCCGAGCATCAGCCCATTCTGTGCCAGCAAATAGAGCGTGAACAGGCCCATGAGCGTGCCACCAGCGAATGCCAGGATCGTGACCTGGATGTTGTTCGTCATGATCATCGAGGCGCCGGCAGCGTTACCGTCGTTCAGCTCCTTCCACCACTCACGCTTGTCGCGAATATCCTGGATGCGATCTTCAATGCCTGGAAACAGCGCCGCACCTGCGGTTGGGTCGCGGTAGGCCACCCAGAAGCTAGCCAGCGCCGGCAGCATGAACATCAGGAAGGCGGCGAGTGTGTAGCCCCAGGTGGCCCGAAATGTGTGTGGAAAGGTGAGCGTGAAGAACTCGACGATACCGCGGCGCCGCGCGGCGCGGCCCTGATACACGGCGGCATGGGCGCGAGCCACCAGCGCATTGAGGTACTCGGCCACGCGGTGGTTGCCGAAATCGCGCCGCGCGACCGCCAGATCAGAAGTGGCGCTACGGTACAGCCGGCCTAGCTCGTTGATCTCGTCGGCTGAGAGCACAGCTAACCCCCCGAGCCGCGAGGTATCGAGGATGGCGGTCAGCCGTTCCCAGTTGGGCCGCTTGATCGCAATAAAATCTTCGGCAAGCATACTGTTACCCGGCCTCGAAACACTGGCGGCAGCGTGCCTCGTACAGATCGAGCCCGCCGACCACAATTGTCGGCGCGTCGAACGGCGCAGGCCGGCCGTCGAGCAGGCGCTGTGAGCGTGTGGCATAGGCCCCGCAGCGCACACAGATCGCATACAGTTTATCGATCTGCTCGGCGACTGCCAGCAGGCGCGACATAGCCGGGAACGGCGTAGCACGGTAATCCTGGTCGAGCCCGGCGATAATCACACGCAGCCCGCGATCGGCCAGGGCCTGCGCAGCCTGCACAATCATATCGGGCGGATCATCGAGGAAGTGCAGCTCGTCGATCGCGACCACCTGAACCTCTGCGCGTAGATAGTCGAACAGCTCACGGATCGATTCGACCGGCTGAGCCTCGATGCGCACCCCATTATGGCTGACGAGATTCCCAGCGGCGTAGCGGGTGTCGCGGCGTGGGGTGAACGCCTGTAGATGCTGGCGTGCAATCTGGACATGGTGCAAGCGGCGGATCAACTCCTCGGTTTTGCCGCTGTACATGCAGCCGCAGATGATCTCGATGCGACCGCCTGAGCCAAGGCGTGTCATAACTACTCCGGATCGTATGCAAGGTGCTGCGGAACGGTGCGCTCGCGCATGCCTCATTATCGTACCATGCCTACCAATCCTCGGCAAGCTAAACTGATCATTGACAAATCTTTCATAGTGGTGTATGCTATCGGAAACCGCTTTACTATTCAACATTAAGCAATTCTCTTTGTGTCGATCAGTGCAGTGAGCCGGCTGTGTTTGCGCCACTGCAATCGGCTAATGGTATCGTACATTCACCTACAGGTACTGTTACCCGAACGATAGGCCTGCCAGCGACCGCACTCAAAACGCTTTACGCCTGGTGCCACACCTCAGCTACCGTACTGGCCCACCAGTGATGTTGGGGCTCGCCAATGACGACGATCGACAAAGTAGCGAAGCTGGCAGGCGTCTCGCCAGCCACCGTCTCGAAAGTATTGAACAACCGCCCATACGTGAGCGCGGGGACGCGCGCACTGATTGAGCGTGTAATTAGCGAGACCGGGTTTGTGCCGAGCCAGCGTGCGCGTGGCCTGAGCAAGCGGCGCTCATTCATCTTCGGCCTGTTGATCCCATACACCTCCGACCAGCTCTTCGCCGACCCGCACCTGCTCGAGTGCATACGCGGGATCGAGCGCGAGGCCAACACCCACGACTACAACATGCTGCTCTCGACGGCGCGTGCGCCGGCCGAAGCGGCCAGCGCGTGCGTGCGCCTGCTGCGCAGCGACGTGATCGACGGCGCAGTCGTGCTCGAGACGCTCGACCTGCAGCCGTTCAACGACATGCTCGAGCAGCAAGGCTCGCCGATGGTGATGATCGGGTACGCGCACAGCGCGTCGCTGCATGCGGTGCATGCCGACGACTACGGCGGCGCGCTGTTGGCCATGCGCCACCTGCTAGAGCTAGGCCACCGCCGGATTGGCGTGGTGAGCAGCGTGCTGCGCCCGTTTGCACTGGAAGAGCGCATGCGCGGCGTGCATGCGGCGCTAAGCGAGCGCGGCCTCGAGCTCGACAGCGCGCTGATCGCGCTGGGCGACTTCTCGGCCGAGAGCGGGGCAGTGGCCGGCAGCGCGCTGCTGACCATGGCAGCGCCACCGACGGCAATCTTCGCGCTGAACGACCGGATGGCGTTGGGGGTGATGCGCGCAGGGCGCGCGCTAGGGATCGACATCCCTAACCAGCTGTCGGTGATCGGCTTCGACGATATTCCCACTGCTGCCCTGGCCACCCCGGCGTTGACCACCGTACGGCAGCCGGGCTTTGCGCTGGGCGACGTTGCAGCCAGAGCGCTCTTCGCGCTGCTTGATGGGGCGATGCTCCCACCGGCGGCGGTGATCCCAACCGAACTGATCATCCGCGGCACGACAAGTGTACTGCGGGCTTAGCCAAGGAGGGCCATGCAGCGAAATTGGCGATCGGGCAAGCGTGGCATGGGGCCGCGCGATGCGATGAAGATCAGATTCCCAACAGCGAAAGGAACAGAATCATGCAGCTCAAACGGACGTTTAGCCTGTTCGGCCTGGTAATGGTGGCAGCGATTGTGCTAGCCGCCTGTGGCGTCTCGACGCAGCCGCAGGGTGGCGGCACGGCCAGCAACCCCACGGCGGCGCCGGCAGCCGGCGGTGCCAGTGGCAACGCGGTGACCATCCGCTGGCGCACGCGCCCTTCGGATGCAGCTGAGCAGGCCGTATACCAGGCCCTGAACGATGCGGCGAATCAGCAGCTGGCCAGCAAGAACATCAAGGCTGTGTACGACCCTGGTGTGAACCAGGACTATGAGCCCAAGCTGAAGGCCGAGCTCTCGGCCGGCACCGCGCCCGATATTGTATGGATCCCCGGTGCCTCGACCGCCGACTATGTTGCGGCCGGGCAGCTGCTAGACATCAAGCCCTTCTTCGACAAAGACAGCAGTATCAAGATCACCGACTTCTACCCCCAGCCGATCGCCGAGCTGACGCACGACGGCAAGATCTACGGCCTGCCGCGCGACATCTCGACCATGGTGACCTACTTCAACGCCGATCTATTCAAGGCCGCCGGCATCCCCAACCCGAAAGAGTTGAGCGACCAGGGCAAGTGGAACTGGGACACAATGCTGGAGAGCGCCAAGAAGCTGACCGACGCCGGCAAGCAGCAGTATGGCCTGGGCTTTGGCAACTGGTGGGGCCCGGCCTGGGGCTACTTCACCAACGCAGCCGGCGGCGGCATGTTCAACAAAGATCGCACTAGCTGCGGCCTGAACTCGCCTGAGTCGGTTGCTGGCGCCAAGTACGTGCAGGATCTGTACACGCAGAAGCTGCTGCCGGCCGGCGATGCCGACGGCGAGGCGCTGTTCAACGCCGGCAAGGTCGGCATGTACTTCAACGGCCGCTGGTTCACCCCCGGCGTGCGCACCAACGCCAAGTTTACCTGGGATGTAGCCGAGATGCCCGAGGGCAAAGTCAAGAGCACCTGGCTGTTCTGGGGGCCGTACGTAATCAACGCGAAGACCGCCAACCCTGATGCGGCCTGGGAAGTGCTGAAGGCGATCACTGCGGCCGACGCAATGGCCAAGGTAGCCGAGATGGGCACGAACATCCCATCGCGCAAAGATCAGTCGGCAGTGGACGCATTCCTGAAATCGAACCCGCCGGCGAACAACCAGGCGTTTGTCAAAGGCACCGACTACGCGGTGGCCGAGCAGGCGCTATACACCGGCAACTGGGGCGACTTCAGCGGCAAAGTACAGTCGTTGTGGGACCAGATGATCGCCGGCAAGATCACGCCCGAGGATTTCGGCAAGCAAGCCTGTGAGCAGACCGCCGGCGCGTTCAAGAAGTAACGGTTAGGCGGTATCCGGCAGTTGGTAGTCGGCAGTTAGCTGGGTATACCCGTGCTAACTGCCGGCCGCATCAGGAGGGAACAGCGATGAGCAAACAGGCCACCCTCGCTGCGCCGGGCGCCGGGCGCAGGCGCAGTAGCAAGCAACTGCGCGAGAACATCGACGCATACACCATGCTGCTGCCGACGATTCTGGGCGTACTGACATTCTTCGCCGTACCATTGGGGATCTCGTTATACCTGAGCTTCACGAGCGCGCGCATCAGCACACCGGTGAGCGAGGCCACCTTTGTGGGGTTCGAAAACTACATCAACGTCTTCAAAGATTCGAACTTCTACCTTGCCATTCGGAACACGCTGATCTTCTCAGCGGCGACGCTGGTGCTTTCGACGGTGCCGGCGCTGATACTGGCGGTGCTGCTGAACGAGAAGATTCGCGGCCAGGCGTTCTTCCGCGCGCTATTCTTCATCCCGGTAGTTGCCTCGGTCGTAGCGATCTCGCTGCTGTGGCGCTACCTGCTGAATATCGATTTTGGCTTTGTAAACTACGCCTTTAGCCTGGTTGGCCTGCCGCGTATTCCGTGGCTAACCTCGCCCGACTGGGCGTTGTTGAGCGTCATCCTGGTGTTCTCGTGGAAGACGATCGGCTACAACATGGTGATCTTTCTGGCCGGTCTGCAGGGCATCTCGCGCCCGCTGTACGAGGCCGCCAGCATCGACGGCGCCACGCGCTGGCAGCAGTTCTTGCGCATCACTGTGCCGATGCTCTCGCCGACGACATTTTTCATCCTGATCACCACACTGATCAACTGCCTGCAAATCTTCGACGTGCCCTATGCGCTAGGGTATGGGCGCAGCACCACAATCGGCCCGGCCGACTCGATGTTGACGGTGGTGCCGCTGCTGTATCGCGAAGGCTTCATCTCGGATCATATGGGCTACTCGTCGTCGCTGGCGTGGGTGCTATTCATTATGATCATGGGCATTACGTTCCTGCAGTTTCGTATCTCGAACCGCTGGGTCAACTACGAGTAGTGCTAGCGTATCTTGGCTGATCGACTTCGCCTAACGGCGAGATACATCAGCCAGGGCGTAGCTACTCTGCTGGCGCAGGTGATAAAGCCCGACGGCATCATCCTGTGAAAAAGCTATAAGAGGTGCCCTATGACCGGACAAGTACTCCAGCGGCCGATCGAGCGTTGGTTAGCATACGCATTTCTGCTGATCAGCGGGCTGATCATGGCCTTCCCGTTCATCTACATGCTCATGTCGTCGCTGAAAAACTCGGCTGAGGTAGTGCAGGTGCCGCCCAAACTGCTGCCCGAGAACCTTCAGATCGGCAACTACTTTGAGGTGATCAGTATCGTGCCGTTGGGCACGCAGCTGATCAATACCGTGATCGTTACGGTTGGGGTCGTATTAGGCTGGGTGATCACGTCGGTGCTGGCGGGCTATGCATTTGCGCGCCTCGAGTTCCCTGGGCGCGACATGCTGTTCTTCCTGTATTTGGGCACGCTGATGGTGCCGTTTGCGGTGATCATTGTGCCGATGTTCAAGATCATGGTTGCGTTCAATTGGGTCAACACGCTGACCGCGCTGATCATCCCATGGATCTTCACGGCCTACGGCACGTTCCTGCTGCGCCAGTTCTTTATGGGCATCCCCAAGGATCTAGAGGAAGCCGCGATGATCGACGGTGCGAACCGCTGGGGCATCCTGTTCCGGGTGGTGATACCGCTGGCGCGACCGGCCATGGCCACGCTGGCGACGTTCGGCTTTCTGTATGCCTGGAACAGCTTCCTGTGGCCGCTGATTATTATTAGCGACCCGAGT
The sequence above is drawn from the Candidatus Kouleothrix ribensis genome and encodes:
- a CDS encoding response regulator; the encoded protein is MPDQPTIRVLIVDDITETRDNLEKLLFFEKDIQVVAKASTGREAVAMSKQYQPDVVLMDINMPDMDGIAATEAILSQVPTVQVIMMSVQGEQDYLRRSMLAGAREFLTKPISAEELYHAIRHVYRLQTTQRRYATAAPAEQTGGGDSGAGQGQIIAVFSPKGGVGTSSVSANLAVALRQLSNKKVALVDGNVIFGDLGVIMNLVSSKTIADLANRINELDRDLVNDVLATHTSQVKVLLAPPNPQTGELVTADHLRAILDQLRKEFDYVVVDTQSSFQDRALAVLDMADRIVALMTLEMPCIKNIKLFLEVAELLEYPPEKTLLVLNKADSRLGIRIENVEENIQHKVAMQIGNAAHEMSLSINQGVPLVIDKRNHQTSKDIFALANLISNARGSAAVKAGDKPAEPKAPESRGLFGRILAKR
- a CDS encoding CpaF family protein, producing the protein MSLLKRIGGAPGVGEASGSAARPDTPRFESNKGPSRERDDSTFADIRSRVQNKLIGELDPKLDLSNAAKVRQQVEDIFNSILDSENIVLTRSERARMFESIAADILGFGPLEVLLNDPEISEIMVNGPRSIYIERKGKLQKSDVIFNNDEHVMRVIDRIISPLGRRCDESSPMVDARLPDGSRVNAVIRPISLVGPCLSIRKFKKEGITVEDMIRFGSLSREMAEFLSACVRGRLNVVVSGGTGSGKTTTLNALSSFIPEDERIITVENAAELQLRQDHVVTLESRPPNVEGKGEISIRDLVINCLRMRPERIVVGECRGGEALEMLQAMNTGHDGSMTTLHANTPRDAIARIETMVLMAGMDLPVRAIREQIASAINVIVQQARLKDGSRKIINITEVQGMEGDVVVLQDVFVFEQTGLDERGKIIGQLRPTGIRPKFVEAFESQNIYLPPNIFGYVGERSFF
- a CDS encoding type II secretion system F family protein, yielding MRLPSNLPISPTMLLIVAGVLLLLFIVVALMGRKSIDGAGAGRAVDDRLNQFAGRAQRNQPQEVKPFAKIDAAVSKGKQGSKIARDLARADLKLTVTEFIGVKILAALLGVGLGAFIGRASVAAMVLSALVGGVLLSFGPNLYIGYAARKRIKSFNNQLGDGITLMANSLRSGYSFLQSMDLVSREAPPPMSSEFRRVVQEIGLGLSTEEALGNLMRRVPSDDLDLLITAVNIQHEVGGNLAQILETIGHTIRERVRIKGEIQVLTAQGRISAYVITALPILLAVGITLINPDYMAPMFEFGLPPKAWCCLPVAGLVMITVGFFVIMKIVDIEV
- a CDS encoding type II secretion system F family protein: MTPLIIILAVVMIAGVGLVAFGMTRPAQTDAIGERLSQFTERTMTLDELELQQPFNQRVLIPAMRAILAQLGKYGPKQSAERLKLNLQQAGNPGNITPIMFSGMRMALLVILLLLAGFITFGQGMPMSKALMYTAICGTLGYLLPGMWLGRQIKARKHNIVKALPDALDLLTISVEAGLAFDLALTRVADKWDNELSNEFKRVLTDTRLGRARRDALKDMAQRTGVEDVQTFTAAIIQAEQLGVSIGKILRIQSDQMRIRRRQRAEEAAHKAPIKMLIPMAFLIFPSLFVVILGPAIPRLMSSLGGL
- a CDS encoding DUF192 domain-containing protein — its product is MPTSPIRIHNTTRDQVVADQAELARSFAARGRGLMGRPALPQGYALIIYPEWSIHTFFMRVAIDVLFVDRADRVVGLRHAMPPGRPFAGVAPWRGRYVIELPAGVLAATATAIGDQLAISPALA
- a CDS encoding stage II sporulation protein M translates to MLAEDFIAIKRPNWERLTAILDTSRLGGLAVLSADEINELGRLYRSATSDLAVARRDFGNHRVAEYLNALVARAHAAVYQGRAARRRGIVEFFTLTFPHTFRATWGYTLAAFLMFMLPALASFWVAYRDPTAGAALFPGIEDRIQDIRDKREWWKELNDGNAAGASMIMTNNIQVTILAFAGGTLMGLFTLYLLAQNGLMLGVVAGAAQALGFATNLWGFVAAHGTLELSAIFIAGGAGMQLGWSIVRPGLLTRRAALLLAARRAALLLLGCVPILAIAGTIEGFISPSDLPLWLKLTVSLVSGLLLYSYLLLAGRARKPARYG
- a CDS encoding thymidine kinase is translated as MTRLGSGGRIEIICGCMYSGKTEELIRRLHHVQIARQHLQAFTPRRDTRYAAGNLVSHNGVRIEAQPVESIRELFDYLRAEVQVVAIDELHFLDDPPDMIVQAAQALADRGLRVIIAGLDQDYRATPFPAMSRLLAVAEQIDKLYAICVRCGAYATRSQRLLDGRPAPFDAPTIVVGGLDLYEARCRQCFEAG
- a CDS encoding LacI family DNA-binding transcriptional regulator; the protein is MTTIDKVAKLAGVSPATVSKVLNNRPYVSAGTRALIERVISETGFVPSQRARGLSKRRSFIFGLLIPYTSDQLFADPHLLECIRGIEREANTHDYNMLLSTARAPAEAASACVRLLRSDVIDGAVVLETLDLQPFNDMLEQQGSPMVMIGYAHSASLHAVHADDYGGALLAMRHLLELGHRRIGVVSSVLRPFALEERMRGVHAALSERGLELDSALIALGDFSAESGAVAGSALLTMAAPPTAIFALNDRMALGVMRAGRALGIDIPNQLSVIGFDDIPTAALATPALTTVRQPGFALGDVAARALFALLDGAMLPPAAVIPTELIIRGTTSVLRA
- a CDS encoding sugar ABC transporter substrate-binding protein; this encodes MQLKRTFSLFGLVMVAAIVLAACGVSTQPQGGGTASNPTAAPAAGGASGNAVTIRWRTRPSDAAEQAVYQALNDAANQQLASKNIKAVYDPGVNQDYEPKLKAELSAGTAPDIVWIPGASTADYVAAGQLLDIKPFFDKDSSIKITDFYPQPIAELTHDGKIYGLPRDISTMVTYFNADLFKAAGIPNPKELSDQGKWNWDTMLESAKKLTDAGKQQYGLGFGNWWGPAWGYFTNAAGGGMFNKDRTSCGLNSPESVAGAKYVQDLYTQKLLPAGDADGEALFNAGKVGMYFNGRWFTPGVRTNAKFTWDVAEMPEGKVKSTWLFWGPYVINAKTANPDAAWEVLKAITAADAMAKVAEMGTNIPSRKDQSAVDAFLKSNPPANNQAFVKGTDYAVAEQALYTGNWGDFSGKVQSLWDQMIAGKITPEDFGKQACEQTAGAFKK
- a CDS encoding sugar ABC transporter permease; the protein is MSKQATLAAPGAGRRRSSKQLRENIDAYTMLLPTILGVLTFFAVPLGISLYLSFTSARISTPVSEATFVGFENYINVFKDSNFYLAIRNTLIFSAATLVLSTVPALILAVLLNEKIRGQAFFRALFFIPVVASVVAISLLWRYLLNIDFGFVNYAFSLVGLPRIPWLTSPDWALLSVILVFSWKTIGYNMVIFLAGLQGISRPLYEAASIDGATRWQQFLRITVPMLSPTTFFILITTLINCLQIFDVPYALGYGRSTTIGPADSMLTVVPLLYREGFISDHMGYSSSLAWVLFIMIMGITFLQFRISNRWVNYE
- a CDS encoding carbohydrate ABC transporter permease yields the protein MTGQVLQRPIERWLAYAFLLISGLIMAFPFIYMLMSSLKNSAEVVQVPPKLLPENLQIGNYFEVISIVPLGTQLINTVIVTVGVVLGWVITSVLAGYAFARLEFPGRDMLFFLYLGTLMVPFAVIIVPMFKIMVAFNWVNTLTALIIPWIFTAYGTFLLRQFFMGIPKDLEEAAMIDGANRWGILFRVVIPLARPAMATLATFGFLYAWNSFLWPLIIISDPSRKVVSQGLIDLQALYAVRVDLIMAGSVLAVLPTLAIFLLAQRYFIEGVATTGLAGR